The window CCTGTATTACAGTCCTTTGTTTTAATAATGGGTTGGTAATCCCATATAACACTCCCCTCTTCATAACTAATCGCTATGACCGATTTTATGTCATTCATCAAGCCATCCTCAAGAATCAAGAGTAAATCAGGCATACCTTTTTCATCTATATCTTCAATTACTTCAAGATGAACGGTAGCCCACGAATTTTTCTTTTTTACATTCTCATATTCCATTAGGTTATGTGAGAGTTTGTTAACAATCGTTCCTGTTTCATCAATACTATAGATTGCATCATTATTTAAAAGAATAGTATAATTCTGTCCATTTATGTCCATGGATTTTGCATCGTAGACATCTGTTGAGTAAAATTCTAAATCATTTGAGGCTCGTACAACTTGTCTATGATTCTGATTCGTAATTAGATTGTCTGGTTCATCACTCTGTGTGTTACAACTAGATAAAAAAATAAGTATACTAGTAATGAAAATAATATATAGCACACTAGTTTGTTTCATCCGCATCAAAATCCCCCCTTTGATGGTCATTAATTGTTATTTACTGCCTAACACTATTCTAAAAAAATGATTCATAAATCTATAGATCAAACTAATAATGATATCAATAAATAAACTATTTTATATATTATACCATATTATACCAAAAATCATAGTTGTATAAAAAAAACCTATTGACAAAATACTACTAGTGTTTTGTCAATAGGTCTTTTTAAAGCCACTTCAATACAATTTATTTAGTTCATCATTATAAAATATAGTTTAGCTTTAGACAGATATGCATTATTCTAATTCATTGACAGACTTTATAAAATCGGCACCACGTGCCTGATAGCTATTGTATTGATCCCAACTCGCACAAGCAGGCGATAATAATACTGCTTCATGCTTACCTGAAATCTCGTAAGCCTTTAATACGGCGTCCACAACACGGTCAACCATAAAGCACGATATATTATTCATGGCCGCACATTTTTGTATGCGTTCTTTTGTATCACCAAATGCAATGACCTGATTTACATTCGGATTGAGCATAATTTCAGTAAAGTTTTGTCCTCTGTCTAATCCTCCTAATAATAAAGTCGTTTTGTGACTCATCGCATTTAAAGCACTGAGGGTAGACGATATATTTGTAGATTTTGAATCATTATAGTATTTGACATCATTCAATTCACGGATAAATTGTATACGGTGGTCAAGCCCTGTAAATTCGGTTAATACACGACGAATCGTTAAGTCATGGCAACCTAGCACCTTACTAACCGCAATTGATGCGAGTGCGTTACTAATATTATGTTTTCCTATCAACTTTAATTCATCCTCATGAATAATTTTCTTATTGTCATAGTAAAGCGCTCCGTAATAATAGTAAGCACCTTCTACCTCATCTTGATAGGAAAAAGGAATCTTAATACAGTTGATACTACGTACCAAACTGCAAACAATTTCATCATCTGCATTGTAAACCAAATGGTCATACCCTTTTAAATTCTTTAAAATGTTCGCTTTGGCACTAATATAATCATCAAAGTTATCATGGTAATCAATATGTGCTTTTGATATATTTAATAGGACAGCAATATTCGGTTTAAAATCAATAACATCCATTAATTGAAAGGATGATAATTCTGTTACATAATAATCATCTGCATTTTCCTCATTAACAGCGTCACTAAAACAATATCCAATATTACCAACACTTTTAGCTTTAAAATCGGCTTCCTTTAAAATGCGAGTTATCAAAGAAGTAGTCGTTGTTTTACCATTTGTTCCCGTAATTCCTATAATTGTTTTGTGATTTTTAGTTATTCTTAAATAATAATAGGCTAATTCAATCTCTGTAATGATTGGCACATTAAATTCTAGAGCCTTCTTAAGATGCGGAATATTATGTTTAATACCGGGACTCTTAATAATTAAATCATAATAAACAGCTAGTTCTTTTGAATAGTCATAATCTAAAAAAATCACCTTAGGAAAGTTCTGTTTTATTTCTTCTGATATTTCTTTTTGATCTGTAGCAAACACCACAACATTAAACCGTTGCAGTAGCTTCAGTGTTGCTAAACCGCTTTTTCCGAGTCCAAGTACAAATACATTAACAATATCTTTATTTAAAATTAGTTTCCTCTCTAACATAGTAAATCACCCACCTAATAAAGATTATGATATTCTTCCCACTTTGTGACACTTTTAAGAGACTTAAGTCATTTAAAAAGCGAATGACTTAAGTCTCTTCCCATTGAACCCCATCTAATAAACGTTTAGATCAATCCATCATTATAAATAGTTATGATAACTCAAATAAAACAATAACAATTGCTATTATTGAAAACACAAATCCCATACTCCAAAATAGTAAGACGACTTGTGATTCCCTTAACCCACATAACTCAAAGTGATGGTGTATAGGAGTCATCTTGAAAATTCGTTTTCCCTGTCGTTCCTTTGAGAACTTTTTCGTTAGTTTAAAATACGTAACCTGAATCATAACCGTTACGGTCTCAAAAACAAAAACGCCGCCCACTAAAATAAGTAGTAATTCATATCCCGTTAAGATTGCCATCGTACCAAGAGCCGCTCCTAATGCTAAGGAACCGGTGTCTCCCATAAAAATTTTAGCAGGATGCGCATTAAACACTAGAAAACCTAGAATGCTCCCAATTAAAGCTGCACCAAATAATACAACATCGTATTGCTCTAACATAAAGGCAATAAAAGTGAACGTACCTATTGAAAAGGTAGCTAATCCTGATGCTAATCCATCTAATCCATCAGTTAAGTTTACTGCATTACTACTCCCTACTAACATTAATAAAATTAAAATTCCATATAGCCACTCTAATTGAATGCTGAATGTACTGGTAATCTTAAGGACCGTCGGGTATCCTTCATGGAGATAAAGTAAAAAGAATAGAGACGCGATGAGTATTTGAAAAATAAGTTTACTTTTGGGTGAAAGTCCGTCGTTAATTTTTTTAACTTTAATTAAATAATCATCTACAAACCCTATAACTGTAAATCCAAGTAAGGACAGAAACAGCATGAGCCATATTGATAGATTAAAATCAACGTCTCCACGGTTAAATAATAGAAAATATAATGATACCGATACTAGTGTGACGAAACCAAAGACAATTCCTCCCATTGTAGGGGTCCCGCTTTTTACCATATGCGATTTTGGTCCTTCTTCTCGAATCGATTGTCCAAAGTTAAACCGTTTTAAAATTGGAAGTAGTATGGGAATAGTCAGTACCGATAGTATAAATGATGCAAAGATTCCAAAGTAAATTATTCTTAATCCCATAGTTTGATCTCCTTTGTATAGTTTATCTGAATACGAATTCTGTTGATTGATGATTAGTATGTGCCTCGGTATATGACATATTGTACGAACAAAATTCTGATTGTAATTTATTTACACTATAATAGTGACAATATAACACAAGTGAATAGTATCTATTCTTAACTCATGTTATTGACTAATTCTTATTATCAGACTTTAAATAACATCTTTTCAATTACTCACATTCAACATCTAATGTCTTGTTTTTTAATTCAAATCGTTTTTTAATACTTTTTTCCACTTCTATTTTATCATTAAATGGGTACTGTTTTCCATTAATTATTTGATAATGTTCATGACCTTTACCAAGAATTAGCACAATATCATTCTGATCCATTACAGTAACCGCATGTTTAATTGCCTCATTTCTTTCTTCAATCACGACATAATTATTCTTACTAACTCCTTTTAATATATCATTTATGATCTTTCCTGGTTCTTCATTACGAGGATTATCGGATGTAAACACAACATAATCCGCTAAGTTTGTTACTAGTTTCCCAATAATCGGGCGCTTTAATTTATCTCGGTCACCACCCGTTCCAATTACACAAACAATCCGTTTATCTGTAATGACTTTGACTTCATTTATGATGCGCCACACACTATCCGGTGAGTGAGCATAATCGATAAATATATTTAAGTTATACTCATTTTTAACTCGCTCCATACGTCCATAAGAGCTATTCAGTTCCTTTACATGTAGAAAGACTTCATTCATATCATAACCATTGACATAAAAATAACCGATTAGTGCCAATAGATTATAAACATTAAAGAAACCAAACATGTCATGAACGCTACAGGTCCCTAAATACTTATTATGATGATATACATCAAATTCTATGCTATCCAATGAACAAACAATATTTTTTGCAATCAAGTCATTTTCTTCGTTCACACCATAAGTGTAGTAATCAACATTAGTTAAACGAAGAAAATTCTTAAAATATTTATCATCACCGTTTAATAATACTTTTTTTCCATTTGGATAACTTCCTAAGGAAGAAAGGAGAGATGCTTTCGAATAAAAATAATCATCAAATGTCTTATGGTAATCAAGATGATCATGCGAGAAATTGGTCACAATTATCGTGTTATAATCCAACCTCGCAACTCGCTGCTGCTTAATGGCATGTGATGATACTTCCATAACAACATCCTTAACCCCATAATCTAATGATTTTCGAATTAAACGATTTATTTCAATAGGAGAAGGCGTTGTGTTAATCGTTTTTATTTTTTCTTCTTTTAAAAAAATTCCATTGGTTCCCATAAGTGTACTAGGAATTTTCATTGAACGAAACATGTTGTTCATTAAAGTTGTAATCGTCGTTTTTCCATTTGTTCCCGTTACACCAACTAGATTTACCTTCCTTGATGCTTGCTGGTAATATAAATCAGCTAAAATAGCAACTACCTTTCTAGTATCATGTACAAGAATATAATTTATGCGCTCGTTATCATCTTCTCGCTTAAAGTAATCGTCTTCTAATACGATCGTCTTCGCGCCATTTTTAACTGCGTCACGAATAAAATAATGACCATCATTGGTTTCACCTTTTATTGCGATAAACACATCATTACTCATAACAGTATTAGAATTTACTGTAATATTATGAACGTCGTGATCAATGACATCTGAAGGATTGTAATGAATT of the Haloplasma contractile SSD-17B genome contains:
- the murD gene encoding UDP-N-acetylmuramoyl-L-alanine--D-glutamate ligase, giving the protein MLERKLILNKDIVNVFVLGLGKSGLATLKLLQRFNVVVFATDQKEISEEIKQNFPKVIFLDYDYSKELAVYYDLIIKSPGIKHNIPHLKKALEFNVPIITEIELAYYYLRITKNHKTIIGITGTNGKTTTTSLITRILKEADFKAKSVGNIGYCFSDAVNEENADDYYVTELSSFQLMDVIDFKPNIAVLLNISKAHIDYHDNFDDYISAKANILKNLKGYDHLVYNADDEIVCSLVRSINCIKIPFSYQDEVEGAYYYYGALYYDNKKIIHEDELKLIGKHNISNALASIAVSKVLGCHDLTIRRVLTEFTGLDHRIQFIRELNDVKYYNDSKSTNISSTLSALNAMSHKTTLLLGGLDRGQNFTEIMLNPNVNQVIAFGDTKERIQKCAAMNNISCFMVDRVVDAVLKAYEISGKHEAVLLSPACASWDQYNSYQARGADFIKSVNELE
- the mraY gene encoding phospho-N-acetylmuramoyl-pentapeptide-transferase, producing the protein MGLRIIYFGIFASFILSVLTIPILLPILKRFNFGQSIREEGPKSHMVKSGTPTMGGIVFGFVTLVSVSLYFLLFNRGDVDFNLSIWLMLFLSLLGFTVIGFVDDYLIKVKKINDGLSPKSKLIFQILIASLFFLLYLHEGYPTVLKITSTFSIQLEWLYGILILLMLVGSSNAVNLTDGLDGLASGLATFSIGTFTFIAFMLEQYDVVLFGAALIGSILGFLVFNAHPAKIFMGDTGSLALGAALGTMAILTGYELLLILVGGVFVFETVTVMIQVTYFKLTKKFSKERQGKRIFKMTPIHHHFELCGLRESQVVLLFWSMGFVFSIIAIVIVLFELS
- a CDS encoding UDP-N-acetylmuramoyl-L-alanyl-D-glutamate--2,6-diaminopimelate ligase; the encoded protein is MTLSDILKKAQIHYNPSDVIDHDVHNITVNSNTVMSNDVFIAIKGETNDGHYFIRDAVKNGAKTIVLEDDYFKREDDNERINYILVHDTRKVVAILADLYYQQASRKVNLVGVTGTNGKTTITTLMNNMFRSMKIPSTLMGTNGIFLKEEKIKTINTTPSPIEINRLIRKSLDYGVKDVVMEVSSHAIKQQRVARLDYNTIIVTNFSHDHLDYHKTFDDYFYSKASLLSSLGSYPNGKKVLLNGDDKYFKNFLRLTNVDYYTYGVNEENDLIAKNIVCSLDSIEFDVYHHNKYLGTCSVHDMFGFFNVYNLLALIGYFYVNGYDMNEVFLHVKELNSSYGRMERVKNEYNLNIFIDYAHSPDSVWRIINEVKVITDKRIVCVIGTGGDRDKLKRPIIGKLVTNLADYVVFTSDNPRNEEPGKIINDILKGVSKNNYVVIEERNEAIKHAVTVMDQNDIVLILGKGHEHYQIINGKQYPFNDKIEVEKSIKKRFELKNKTLDVECE